The Aythya fuligula isolate bAytFul2 chromosome 7, bAytFul2.pri, whole genome shotgun sequence genome has a window encoding:
- the EEF1AKMT2 gene encoding EEF1A lysine methyltransferase 2 isoform X2 → MVRVIRWLEKQKVPHDSPVLDIGTGNGVLLVELAKSGYTNLTGIDYSPSAIKLSEKVREKEGMSNIKLQVEDFLAPSAELSGFQICIDKGTFDAISLNPDNAVGKRKQYVRSLRNVLKPEGFFLITSCNWTKEELLEEFREGFEILEELPTPKFCFGGRIGNSVTALVFQRKE, encoded by the exons ATGGTCCGTGTAATCAGATggctggaaaaacagaaggtcCCCCACGACAGCCCTGTGCTTGACATTGGAACCGGGAATGGTGTTTTACTGGTGGAATTG GCAAAAAGTGGTTACACTAATCTCACCGGGATCGACTACTCACCTTCTGCaataaaactttcagaaaaagtgagggagaaggaagggatgtcTAACATCAAATTACAG GTGGAAGACTTCCTGGCTCCATCAGCTGAGCTGTCAGGATTTCAGATCTGTATTGACAAGGGGACTTTTGATGCCATAAGCCTTAACCCTGACAACGCGGTCGGGAAGAGGAAGCAGTACGTGAGATCTCTGCGCAACGTGTTGAAGCCAGAGGGCTTTTTCCTCATAACGTCCTGCAACTGGACCAAGGAGGAGCTGTTGGAGGAGTTCAGAGAAG GATTTGAAATTCTGGAGGAGCTGCCAACACCCAAGTTCTGCTTTGGAGGAAGAATTGGAAACAGCGTAACAGCATTGGTTTTCCAACGAAAAGAGTGA
- the EEF1AKMT2 gene encoding EEF1A lysine methyltransferase 2 isoform X1 gives MAGVGGAAFGPSALGTKPHWDAAYERELRFFQDTGDAGEIWFGEESMVRVIRWLEKQKVPHDSPVLDIGTGNGVLLVELAKSGYTNLTGIDYSPSAIKLSEKVREKEGMSNIKLQVEDFLAPSAELSGFQICIDKGTFDAISLNPDNAVGKRKQYVRSLRNVLKPEGFFLITSCNWTKEELLEEFREGFEILEELPTPKFCFGGRIGNSVTALVFQRKE, from the exons ATGGCGGGTGTGGGGGGGGCGGCCTTCGGGCCCTCGGCTTTGGGCACCAAACCGCA CTGGGATGCTGCGTACGAGAGGGAGCTGCGTTTTTTTCAGGACACCGGAGACGCCGGGGAAATTTG GTTTGGAGAAGAAAGCATGGTCCGTGTAATCAGATggctggaaaaacagaaggtcCCCCACGACAGCCCTGTGCTTGACATTGGAACCGGGAATGGTGTTTTACTGGTGGAATTG GCAAAAAGTGGTTACACTAATCTCACCGGGATCGACTACTCACCTTCTGCaataaaactttcagaaaaagtgagggagaaggaagggatgtcTAACATCAAATTACAG GTGGAAGACTTCCTGGCTCCATCAGCTGAGCTGTCAGGATTTCAGATCTGTATTGACAAGGGGACTTTTGATGCCATAAGCCTTAACCCTGACAACGCGGTCGGGAAGAGGAAGCAGTACGTGAGATCTCTGCGCAACGTGTTGAAGCCAGAGGGCTTTTTCCTCATAACGTCCTGCAACTGGACCAAGGAGGAGCTGTTGGAGGAGTTCAGAGAAG GATTTGAAATTCTGGAGGAGCTGCCAACACCCAAGTTCTGCTTTGGAGGAAGAATTGGAAACAGCGTAACAGCATTGGTTTTCCAACGAAAAGAGTGA